The window ATAACATGTGACATAAAGTTAATAGTTTCTTCTGCCATCTGCAATTAGTTGCAGCTGGCAGTTTAACTGACATTTTGTTACATCTGCCATTTTGTCAGATCTGTGCCAAGGCCAATACTGACATGCATGAATGAAGGGGAAGGGGAAAGAAGAGCTTAAGTCAACATTGTAACAAACGGTGTCACAATAAGTCATGACCATGCAAACAattcttattcatttatttggaaaATAGCCTTAAAGTCTCAGTAAAAGTGTTCCATTTAATCTCAACCATTTAATCTCAAACATAAACAACAGGCAGTCATGACAATGTGCCTCCCTCAACATCCGCTTATGTTTTCCTGCTCAGCAAATAATCAACATCCTGCCACAAAAAAAGCCTGACCAGTTACTACAGCAAGAGAAATAGGCTTGAAACCAATGCTTCAATCAAACTGGACTTGAACTATTCATTTATATGTCCCTACGCGTGTGTGTCCTAACCTGTGAGAGGGTGAGTTGTCCTGCCTCATAGAGACCGTCTCCGGTTCCCTCCagctcagcctgctgctgctgttgctgcaacTGCCTGAAGGGGGAAAACACAAAGGGACAGAGAGAAGGTTTAAAATAGCCTCATTTCCATTCCCATGCGCTCCACTGTTGAGTGAGAAcctcaaacacctgctggcAAAATAGCACTTAACCCGCCACCGGTGGTCATGGCAACgcggggagagaagaggaagaaagtgaCCACAAACGGTCTGCTATACAAACACATACTGCTAACATGCTACACTACCGGTGTTAAAAGTCCATAGTCGCTGCTAACTATTAGACATGCGTTTATTAGAAAACACCAGTATCTAATGCTACAAAGAGACTCGAGTGAAGAATCAGCTCGagtaggaaaacaaaaacagaaggaCTGCAGTCAGCTAGAAACAGGCGTGGTCTCCCGTGAAGAAGCACCCCCCGTTCTCCCATGCAGGGGGAGGATAGTCAGGCCAGGCCTTGTCTCACCTGGCGGCCACCTGCCCAGGGCTGAGCATTACAGGAGGGCAGGTCGGACTGCTCTGAcccagggaggggggcagcataCCCACTGGGGAGGAGATGGGTGGGAGGGAGTCCTGAGTTGAGTTTCTACTGCTCCACAATCAGAGATGGGCGCAGAGGAGAGGCGTAGGGAGAGGTCGATCAGTGTGTGGTGTATTAAAAGTGGTTTTGGCAAGGACTCAAGAGgaagtatgggggggggggggctaggttAGCATTCAGACTGAGGGATCTTTCACAacagtcattttaaaacaacaatggtTTCATTACATACGATTGATTGTGTAATCCTCTTGCATAATCAGCATTagaaaaactgtgtgtgtgtgactcacttGACATTGACATTGGTACAGATGATATACTCAATCTCCTCTGAAAATGGGTTCTGGAAGGTGAAGGAGCTGGTTCTCATCCAGATCCATTCTCTCGATTTGGACCGAAACCGAAACATCACCGAGAGGACTTGGCCCTTCAGCTTCACCACCTGGGGGCACAAATCCAGCACGCCGACCAGTCACAATCTGGTGTTTTTACAATCAATGCACATAAAAGACTGTAGGAAGCGGCTCATTCTTTGAGGCCACTTCTGTCCGTTTTAGTCGGACAGAATTGAATTCAGTTATTCTGGCCCCGAGGTTGCTATATGTagtcatcttttctttcattcttgtAAGTGTAGGAAAGCTGATCAATGTGGTTGTGCAAACTTGTTCACACTTCCTTACCTGTTGGAAGCTGTCTCTTAGTAAGCCCTGGTCTTCAGGGAAGGCAAACTCCAGAATGTTCTTCCCTAATAAATCCTGCAACACACACCAGAttataaagaaatataaataaagtctGGCACAAAAGGTAGTTAGAGTATGCAATCGGACCGAGAGTCTTACTTGTGGCTGATAGCCGACAGCTGCCATGCAGCGGTGGTCCACGAAGGTGAACATGCCCTGACAGTTGTGGCGCGAGATGAACTCCACTGGAACACTAATACTGTTGACGTCTGTGTCACCTGGGCAACAAGTTACCTAAAAAAAGGATTGAAAGATTTTAGCACATTCATTATACCGTAAAAGGATGAAAGCCCAATGTCACAtttatttgttatattttgaattgtatttgtttatctATGTTTTGAGTGCTTACAGCAGGCATGAAAACTATAGATGTTTTACAATTGCTTGTAAAAATACACTATAACAAGAGCATATGTCAACCAAAATCTCTGGATTTGGTTGACATATGAAGAGAAGATATTACCTTGTAGTAGATACATCTTTTATAAGAAAACATTCAACCACAAGTAAAGGGGTGTCGTTTGTCTTTGATTCTTAtagagattatttatttttattttttttagcacacAAACACGATCAgttcaaaattattttttcattgctTGACTTGCTTCAGTGTAAAAGCCACATGTGTATCTCTACACCAGAGACATCCATCATACCTGTAATCGCCCAATAGCAACCAGACAGTAGCGACTCCCCGGATTGTTGTCTGCTTCATCGTCTGTTAATGATACtcctaaaaaacaaaacgtgCAAAATATCTGTAAACTCGAGACTAAGAATAACTATGTCTAAGCCATTTAATGGAGAAATGCCACCGGTAGCTGTATATGGCTAACCCAAATAAAATGGCTAGTTTTACCTGAAGGGGGCCAGGACTTGATGTATCCTGTACAGTGGACCACTACAAACTGAGGCTCTCCTTCCTTGGCGATACCCAAACCATTCCTGagatgaaaaagaaattagacgatatactttaaaaaaagaaaagaaaaaaaaagaaccatgcCTGAATTGTGGCAGCAATAAAATTCTGTTCACGTGCAATTTAATTGCTACTCTGCTACTCcatatgtgtttatttaaatatagcAATTCtaacatttaacaaaacaaaaaggaaaaaagcattTGGTTGGGGTCACCTGTTTCTATTCCTCAGGAAGTTCAGTCTATTCATAGACATCGGTTCCACGGGACAATTGCCACACCTGAAAATATGCACAGGCCAAACATGTTCAATTTATGTATCAGGACATATGGCGATATTGAGCATTAACTGGATAATTAACTGTAGTACGGGTCACACCTCATTCTGCAGATGAATGATCGACGGGCTCCCCTACTCATTCTGGATGACGACTGCTGACCTTCTTTCTTCACTGTTCCTGTTTTCAAGTCTAGCATCCTCCCTttaggatgaaaaaaaagaaaagacacattcaAGAGTGTAATGAGCAACCATGTGCCAAATTTTTGTCTTAACAAAGACACTTTGGGAATGAGTAGTGATGATAGATCTACTACTGTATACATATTTAGTGTCTGACAATGCTGTGTACCCGTGTTGTTATTCTCGGCAGTGGACAGCTGCTCTCTGAGCTTTTCTGTATCATCTGGGTGAAGCTGATCATACAGGGAGGAGCCAAGCCATTCCGACTGCGCCTGGTTGAGGACGGGGGTCAGAGAGTCTGAGACGTAAACAATGCGGCCGGTCTCGCATGACACCACGAACAGGAAACCGTCGGCCGCTTCCAGAATGAGGTGCTTTAGCTCCTATATAGACAGATGGCAGGAAAGACAGGCTGTGATCAGCATTTTTGTgaatagattatttttttaaatgtaaaaagtaaaacacacaaatctccGCGTATAAAACCTCCACGTGGGTATTCGGAATGTCTACGGTTAGCATTATGTGTAAATACACTCCCCACAAGTAATTAACTATTAAATTAAGTCCAATAATGGCCCTTGTATTAAGCGTATACACTGTTTATCGGTGAACTGGGTATAAAGGTTGTTCTACACCTGTTACAATGACACCGGTTGCTCCATTTCATGCAACAAAGGCTCACTCACGGTAGTTGCATATTGATAAAGTTTCTTTTGGAACAATGTACTAGAGCAAATTCTGGTGAAGTAGCGGGAAATAAATATCCGTTTTAACATTACAAAGTAAGATTGCACTAGCAACATCAAAGACAGTTGGTGAAAACAGTGTGTTCCCTTCAAGTATCCTGTGACAAAACTAACTCGCAGGCTTTAAAAGGTGCTACTTTCACCCTCCTCTATTTCAAAAAGTTTCGTATGAAAAACATGTCTGTGTAACCCGTTTATTGAAAAGGACTTCTTCACAAGTGGTAACAGCTTCTCCAAAACTGCTGCCCTCTGTGAGCATGCCGTAAATAAGTTAAGATATTTACTTTTTTCTATTCCCCACATTTCTCATGCTCAGTTGTTCAGTTCATACCTGGTCAGTGAGAAAGGAGGGTTTGTACGACCCATCCGAGTTGGTATTGCCACTTCCCCTTAGAGACTTCATATGGGACACCGCCATTCGCAGGATAGTTAGTTTGTCTGGCTTCCTTGCTAGTGCACTGCAGGTGGGCACCATGTCTGACAATTCTGTGATGTACGCAGTCATCTTGTTTCGCCTTCGCCTCTCAATCTCACTGTGGTTCTCCCTGAAGCGAGGAAATGACAACGGGAGGCAGAGGTGGAAAGGATAGGAGGGATTGAGATGGGGGACACCGGTGGGCAGGTGGACAACATGGAGTAGAATTTAGAGTTAATGTTGCAATGTAAGTAAGCCAACCAGGAAAGAAGTGAGAATGAGATATGGTGAGAGAAATATTGGTTGCACCAAAACCGAAaatccaaagtaaaaaaaaaagaaaaatgatagTGAGAAGACAAGAGTCTGGTTTTGAAGCCCAGTTGGTGACAGAAGAAAGagtgcagagagaaaaagaccaCTTTGATGTCCTGAGAGcggaggggagaaaaaagacgGAGAGGAAAGTTGCTCAAGAGGAAAGGATTACCAAAGTGAAGAAAGTACCTCAGTTACACACACTGTACTAGTTACTGCCATATAAAACATTGTGGGCTGAAAGCAAGCGGCCTGGGGCTAAACAAGCATGATACTCTAACAATCAGACACATAGAGGCGCGAAACACACTGGTCATTTGTATACATTTATGTCCCGTGGATCCACCAGGTCAAGATAGTATTTGAACAGAGGATTCAATACCAATATGATACAAGGAGCAGAGGAAGCCTTCTACAGGGATACAGGCCAAACTCAGCTTGTTTTTCCTTATCTGCAAAAGCCATTCATCCAAAAGCCTGGAAATAAAACCAACCCGCTAAAACACAGGCCCAAATGTCCATaccgaaataaaaacaagtgtaggagtaaacaaagaaaatgaaaaagcagaGGGAGGTCAGCCTAGGATTGGCTTTTGTATACATAATATTGCTCCGCTACACCCGCATCGATCTCTAAACTCGTCCTCCTACCTGGCAAAGCGCTCTTTGTCATTGCCACCTCCTGTTTCATCATCACACCTGGGGAAAACCAGAGAAAACGATTGCTTGTTATCGCAAAAGCCCGGGGGAATTTAACACTTTACGACAGACAAAAATGAAACCAATGGACCTGAACAGCTTGTTTCCttcatcgtcgtcatcgtcatcatcaaaGTCTGGCCTGTGATAAGGAGAAGGGAGGCACATATTacataatataatatgtatTCTCAATATAATTTTGACCGAGAGTCAAAACTACACATAACCAGTCAGCAAGTGCACAGTTACATAGTTACACCACCACTAAAAAGGTCCCCACTACCACGCAGACTTACGCAGCTCTTCTTTTGTTGGTCCCTTTTGGTACAACAGCTCCGCCACTTCCCTGGGTGCCACTCGCCCCCATACCCAGATTTGGGTCTGGTATCTCTATTAATAACACGGGGCCACAGAGAGAAGAAATGTAGCAGTGATGACAGCTGATTTCCTATTGTGCACACGAGCACTGACAAATACAACGTTACTAATCCATTTACTGGAGCCCCCACACAAGCGCCAAAATTGCCATTAACGTCACCGCACGCAgctgacattgtttttatttcgcAGCCAGTATGTTGAACGTTGAGTTAGCTATTCGTAATGTTTGTGTAGATCGTAGAGAGCAAAGACACCCGCGACACTACGCTAACGTCAAGGCTAAATGTAGCAAAACAGAAATTATTATTGGGAGACAGTTAactaaaaacagaaacacatgcTGGCATCTTGGTAAACTGTTTCTCTAACCCGAACTCAATGGCCATTACACAATTATCACAGTTGTCAACATACTGGTTTTAATAGTTAGCAAGTAGCTGTTGTTTCTGGCTAGCATGATAGCCAGCTCACACTTCTGCATTAACCAGCTAGCTATAGCATTACGTTAGTTTTGCTATGAAgctaacttaacgttagctgGTGTTGTCACGCTATCTTTAGGAAAAGTGTCCGCTTTAGCAATGGGCGAGAAAACGCCCGTAACTCATCTACGATTGCAGAAAACAGCGCAGCTAAATGGTCACAGTAACTTCCATTGCACTTTACCTGGGTTTGAAGAGGACATGTCTGTTTGaaataacataaacaaacaactTCGGCTGCGGAAAAAATCTCCAAACCCCTTCGCCCCTCCCCCTTGCTAGCTGGGTAAAGGCTAACAAGTTCCTCGCCGATACCCTCACGAATGCGCCTTTACTTTGAGTAAGAAACGCCGAAAGCTACGACTAGTTCGGCTCCAGTGTGACCGTGGATTGCTTAAAACACCGACGAAAGTCACGGTTTAACTCCTTCAAATCCTCCCTTTTAGGTTTAAATCCCACTTTCTATTCAAGATGGCGCTTTAGACAAGCCGAGCAGAAGCTGTCTCACGgttttcctttctcttctttctatTGGACGTCACGGAAGCCAAATGACGTGACATGTTGGGAAATCCGCGTTTGGCTCCGCCCCTCTGACAGCAACGGGACACGCAGGTCTGTCAATCTCGATTATTATGAGACAGATGTTTAGGTTTTTTATGGGCATTAAAATGTTGTGCTACATTCTACATTTATGAGAGAGATGAATCGCTTTTTAGTTTACGTTAAAAAGTAAGGACTTTTGAATTAAAGAGCCGGTCAATTATGTAATATCATGTTGAAATGGAGAATATACTCCAAGTATCTTGTGTTACTGTTCAGCGTGAGCTCTTTTCGAAGGGACCATGACGTCATAGGAACATGTGCACAATAAATGTGTAAGCAGCATGTCACTATTTCAGATTGTCCTCAGTTGGGAATGATTGAAACTACTTACAACGTGAGAGATTTGATTCTCTTTAGAATGAAAACATTAACATGATTTAACAGAATGAGGTAACGTTATTTGCTCCGTGAGGATTTTTTTCATGCTGCTGTCTTTACAATCTGTAAAAAGATAGACTTTCAAAATATAaattcatgtttaatgtttatttttcgGAAGTTAAAAACCTAAAGTTTGCAGACTCAATGGTTAAAAGGTGCTCTCATTGTGATGTACAGCCTCTGCTTTTATTATTAACAGCAATACTTAGcatcattaaacaaaaaatgaaaaaaaataacactgtaATTAGGACACAGCCTTTTCTTCTGTATCTGGGAAAGAGAGGTTGCTGGTTGGTCTCGGTtagtaaaaaacaacatgatggaATGATGTCGAGTTTGAAAGAGGGGTATCTCTCCAGGAGGGGAGTGAAGGATGAAGGATGAGACAGTGGAGGGAGGTTATATCCGTCTTACAATTAGATCTGTGACGTGGAAACAGGCAAGAAAATAAGCGGCCATGAAGAAAGGAGAGCTTCCTATACTTTACATATAAGGCACTTAACATACAAACTTTTAAAGCATAACAAAACAGCATCTCTTGATTTCTTTGAATGCTCATACATCTCAAACACTACACTGAAAGAACAACATTTCAATATCTTACAAAACCAGTTTCATAAACACACTCATACCTAAAGTCATTCACTTAAATCTACATTTAAAAACCTAACCCAGGTTAACAAACATAACCCAGGCTACAAGGCAGTGAATTCAAGATATCTGGCCCCTATTTGTAAAATATGGAGATGGTTAATCTGTCCCATTGCAGTGAAGCAACCCACCTGCGCGATGATTAGATTGAGGGTCATTGGTTTACAGGCGGCGGCGGCATCAGCGGGAGTCTTGACTCCACTTGATCAAACAGTTTCAGCCAAAccggagaagaaaaacattcagctCTGTCAAAAACTAGCAGGCAGCTgagaattgtatttatttcattttttttttgtgccaagcACTTGTTTATGGGTATTTATGACTGCTCGAACAGCAAAGAACTGAGAATGATAACCTTTGCCGTTCAGACGCCACTCttggaagaagaaaatgtataaatggCACAGGCCACATTGGGGTCAGACTGCACGCTATTACAGTATTTAAGAGATACTGTATGTTTGTGCAGGACGTTGCAATAAATGGAAACTTACATAATTGCATAGACTAAAATTAGGGAATTAAATGCCCTATCGTCTCGATTTCCAAAAAACTAAATTTCACTCTCTTTTGTTGTTCTATTAGAAAACATAAAAGCAAAACAAGACTAAAGcagaaagcttctttttttaaatggcattttAACAGCCATCAGCTGGCTCTAAGGCACACAGAACATGAAAGCTAAGAAGAAGCACCACCAGCCTCAGCTTTCCGTTTTCTCCCGTCTCTTTGACATTTTTGGCCTGGACATCATATATTtccaacacatttttctttcttttc is drawn from Pungitius pungitius chromosome 11, fPunPun2.1, whole genome shotgun sequence and contains these coding sequences:
- the arnt gene encoding aryl hydrocarbon receptor nuclear translocator isoform X6, translated to MLFQTDMSSSNPEIPDPNLGMGASGTQGSGGAVVPKGTNKRRAAPDFDDDDDDDEGNKLFRCDDETGGGNDKERFARENHSEIERRRRNKMTAYITELSDMVPTCSALARKPDKLTILRMAVSHMKSLRGSGNTNSDGSYKPSFLTDQELKHLILEAADGFLFVVSCETGRIVYVSDSLTPVLNQAQSEWLGSSLYDQLHPDDTEKLREQLSTAENNNTGRMLDLKTGTVKKEGQQSSSRMSRGARRSFICRMRCGNCPVEPMSMNRLNFLRNRNRNGLGIAKEGEPQFVVVHCTGYIKSWPPSGVSLTDDEADNNPGSRYCLVAIGRLQVTCCPGDTDVNSISVPVEFISRHNCQGMFTFVDHRCMAAVGYQPQDLLGKNILEFAFPEDQGLLRDSFQQVVKLKGQVLSVMFRFRSKSREWIWMRTSSFTFQNPFSEEIEYIICTNVNVKQLQQQQQQAELEGTGDGLYEAGQLTLSQMPPVQPVAAAGPDHSKGLEKPELYPSLFQGPDQTKGLPSTSTPTTQIYPPANSFAAGRSGDAYRPVGMTPQMAPPPHSAGLMLAQMSRQNGAPQSLAPPSTGSPLHGGPAGGWPTAVAGVRPQFNNQVAPQAAKTMAPQFAAMGGFGGSSNSFGQMPTVAAPAQTNNASYAPINAHIGLNGNGYDGSRSGPQFPSRAAEAVWPQWQGQQHSQSNAEQRPHAQGNQQDIFPDVLSMLDQPSNFNGDDFEIPIYPSFDQ
- the arnt gene encoding aryl hydrocarbon receptor nuclear translocator isoform X3, whose amino-acid sequence is MLFQTDMSSSNPEIPDPNLGMGASGTQGSGGAVVPKGTNKRRAAPDFDDDDDDDEGNKLFRCDDETGGGNDKERFARENHSEIERRRRNKMTAYITELSDMVPTCSALARKPDKLTILRMAVSHMKSLRGSGNTNSDGSYKPSFLTDQELKHLILEAADGFLFVVSCETGRIVYVSDSLTPVLNQAQSEWLGSSLYDQLHPDDTEKLREQLSTAENNNTGRMLDLKTGTVKKEGQQSSSRMSRGARRSFICRMRCGNCPVEPMSMNRLNFLRNRNRNGLGIAKEGEPQFVVVHCTGYIKSWPPSGVSLTDDEADNNPGSRYCLVAIGRLQVTCCPGDTDVNSISVPVEFISRHNCQGMFTFVDHRCMAAVGYQPQDLLGKNILEFAFPEDQGLLRDSFQQVVKLKGQVLSVMFRFRSKSREWIWMRTSSFTFQNPFSEEIEYIICTNVNVNRNSTQDSLPPISSPVGMLPPSLGQSSPTCPPVMLSPGQVAARQLQQQQQQAELEGTGDGLYEAGQLTLSQMPPVQPVAAAGPDHSKGLEKPELYPSLFQGPDQTKGLPSTSTPTTQIYPPANSFAAGRSGDAYRPVGMTPQMAPPPHSAGLMLAQMSRQNGAPQSLAPPSTGSPLHGGPAGGWPTAVAGVRPQFNNQVAPQAAKTMAPQFAAMGGFGGSSNSFGQMPTVAAPAQTNNASYAPINAHIGLNGNGYADGSRSGPQFPSRAAEAVWPQWQGQQHSQSNAEQRPHAQGNQQDIFPDVLSMLDQPSNFNGDDFEIPIYPSFDQ
- the arnt gene encoding aryl hydrocarbon receptor nuclear translocator isoform X2 — protein: MLFQTDMSSSNPEIPDPNLGMGASGTQGSGGAVVPKGTNKRRAAPDFDDDDDDDEGNKLFRCDDETGGGNDKERFARENHSEIERRRRNKMTAYITELSDMVPTCSALARKPDKLTILRMAVSHMKSLRGSGNTNSDGSYKPSFLTDQELKHLILEAADGFLFVVSCETGRIVYVSDSLTPVLNQAQSEWLGSSLYDQLHPDDTEKLREQLSTAENNNTGRMLDLKTGTVKKEGQQSSSRMSRGARRSFICRMRCGNCPVEPMSMNRLNFLRNRNRNGLGIAKEGEPQFVVVHCTGYIKSWPPSGVSLTDDEADNNPGSRYCLVAIGRLQVTCCPGDTDVNSISVPVEFISRHNCQGMFTFVDHRCMAAVGYQPQDLLGKNILEFAFPEDQGLLRDSFQQVVKLKGQVLSVMFRFRSKSREWIWMRTSSFTFQNPFSEEIEYIICTNVNVNRNSTQDSLPPISSPVGMLPPSLGQSSPTCPPVMLSPGQVAARQLQQQQQQAELEGTGDGLYEAGQLTLSQMPPVQPVAAAGPDHSKGLEKPELYPSLFQGPDQTKGLPSTSTPTTQIYPPANSFAAGRSGDAYRPVGMTPQMAPPPHSAGLMLAQMSRQNGAPQSLAPPSTGSPLHGGPAGGWPTAVAGVRPQFNNQQVAPQAAKTMAPQFAAMGGFGGSSNSFGQMPTVAAPAQTNNASYAPINAHIGLNGNGYDGSRSGPQFPSRAAEAVWPQWQGQQHSQSNAEQRPHAQGNQQDIFPDVLSMLDQPSNFNGDDFEIPIYPSFDQ
- the arnt gene encoding aryl hydrocarbon receptor nuclear translocator isoform X1, with amino-acid sequence MLFQTDMSSSNPEIPDPNLGMGASGTQGSGGAVVPKGTNKRRAAPDFDDDDDDDEGNKLFRCDDETGGGNDKERFARENHSEIERRRRNKMTAYITELSDMVPTCSALARKPDKLTILRMAVSHMKSLRGSGNTNSDGSYKPSFLTDQELKHLILEAADGFLFVVSCETGRIVYVSDSLTPVLNQAQSEWLGSSLYDQLHPDDTEKLREQLSTAENNNTGRMLDLKTGTVKKEGQQSSSRMSRGARRSFICRMRCGNCPVEPMSMNRLNFLRNRNRNGLGIAKEGEPQFVVVHCTGYIKSWPPSGVSLTDDEADNNPGSRYCLVAIGRLQVTCCPGDTDVNSISVPVEFISRHNCQGMFTFVDHRCMAAVGYQPQDLLGKNILEFAFPEDQGLLRDSFQQVVKLKGQVLSVMFRFRSKSREWIWMRTSSFTFQNPFSEEIEYIICTNVNVNRNSTQDSLPPISSPVGMLPPSLGQSSPTCPPVMLSPGQVAARQLQQQQQQAELEGTGDGLYEAGQLTLSQMPPVQPVAAAGPDHSKGLEKPELYPSLFQGPDQTKGLPSTSTPTTQIYPPANSFAAGRSGDAYRPVGMTPQMAPPPHSAGLMLAQMSRQNGAPQSLAPPSTGSPLHGGPAGGWPTAVAGVRPQFNNQQVAPQAAKTMAPQFAAMGGFGGSSNSFGQMPTVAAPAQTNNASYAPINAHIGLNGNGYADGSRSGPQFPSRAAEAVWPQWQGQQHSQSNAEQRPHAQGNQQDIFPDVLSMLDQPSNFNGDDFEIPIYPSFDQ
- the arnt gene encoding aryl hydrocarbon receptor nuclear translocator isoform X4 produces the protein MLFQTDMSSSNPEIPDPNLGMGASGTQGSGGAVVPKGTNKRRAAPDFDDDDDDDEGNKLFRCDDETGGGNDKERFARENHSEIERRRRNKMTAYITELSDMVPTCSALARKPDKLTILRMAVSHMKSLRGSGNTNSDGSYKPSFLTDQELKHLILEAADGFLFVVSCETGRIVYVSDSLTPVLNQAQSEWLGSSLYDQLHPDDTEKLREQLSTAENNNTGRMLDLKTGTVKKEGQQSSSRMSRGARRSFICRMRCGNCPVEPMSMNRLNFLRNRNRNGLGIAKEGEPQFVVVHCTGYIKSWPPSGVSLTDDEADNNPGSRYCLVAIGRLQVTCCPGDTDVNSISVPVEFISRHNCQGMFTFVDHRCMAAVGYQPQDLLGKNILEFAFPEDQGLLRDSFQQVVKLKGQVLSVMFRFRSKSREWIWMRTSSFTFQNPFSEEIEYIICTNVNVKQLQQQQQQAELEGTGDGLYEAGQLTLSQMPPVQPVAAAGPDHSKGLEKPELYPSLFQGPDQTKGLPSTSTPTTQIYPPANSFAAGRSGDAYRPVGMTPQMAPPPHSAGLMLAQMSRQNGAPQSLAPPSTGSPLHGGPAGGWPTAVAGVRPQFNNQQVAPQAAKTMAPQFAAMGGFGGSSNSFGQMPTVAAPAQTNNASYAPINAHIGLNGNGYADGSRSGPQFPSRAAEAVWPQWQGQQHSQSNAEQRPHAQGNQQDIFPDVLSMLDQPSNFNGDDFEIPIYPSFDQ
- the arnt gene encoding aryl hydrocarbon receptor nuclear translocator isoform X5, with the translated sequence MLFQTDMSSSNPEIPDPNLGMGASGTQGSGGAVVPKGTNKRRAAPDFDDDDDDDEGNKLFRCDDETGGGNDKERFARENHSEIERRRRNKMTAYITELSDMVPTCSALARKPDKLTILRMAVSHMKSLRGSGNTNSDGSYKPSFLTDQELKHLILEAADGFLFVVSCETGRIVYVSDSLTPVLNQAQSEWLGSSLYDQLHPDDTEKLREQLSTAENNNTGRMLDLKTGTVKKEGQQSSSRMSRGARRSFICRMRCGNCPVEPMSMNRLNFLRNRNRNGLGIAKEGEPQFVVVHCTGYIKSWPPSGVSLTDDEADNNPGSRYCLVAIGRLQVTCCPGDTDVNSISVPVEFISRHNCQGMFTFVDHRCMAAVGYQPQDLLGKNILEFAFPEDQGLLRDSFQQVVKLKGQVLSVMFRFRSKSREWIWMRTSSFTFQNPFSEEIEYIICTNVNVKQLQQQQQQAELEGTGDGLYEAGQLTLSQMPPVQPVAAAGPDHSKGLEKPELYPSLFQGPDQTKGLPSTSTPTTQIYPPANSFAAGRSGDAYRPVGMTPQMAPPPHSAGLMLAQMSRQNGAPQSLAPPSTGSPLHGGPAGGWPTAVAGVRPQFNNQQVAPQAAKTMAPQFAAMGGFGGSSNSFGQMPTVAAPAQTNNASYAPINAHIGLNGNGYDGSRSGPQFPSRAAEAVWPQWQGQQHSQSNAEQRPHAQGNQQDIFPDVLSMLDQPSNFNGDDFEIPIYPSFDQ
- the arnt gene encoding aryl hydrocarbon receptor nuclear translocator isoform X7, which codes for MTAYITELSDMVPTCSALARKPDKLTILRMAVSHMKSLRGSGNTNSDGSYKPSFLTDQELKHLILEAADGFLFVVSCETGRIVYVSDSLTPVLNQAQSEWLGSSLYDQLHPDDTEKLREQLSTAENNNTGRMLDLKTGTVKKEGQQSSSRMSRGARRSFICRMRCGNCPVEPMSMNRLNFLRNRNRNGLGIAKEGEPQFVVVHCTGYIKSWPPSGVSLTDDEADNNPGSRYCLVAIGRLQVTCCPGDTDVNSISVPVEFISRHNCQGMFTFVDHRCMAAVGYQPQDLLGKNILEFAFPEDQGLLRDSFQQVVKLKGQVLSVMFRFRSKSREWIWMRTSSFTFQNPFSEEIEYIICTNVNVNRNSTQDSLPPISSPVGMLPPSLGQSSPTCPPVMLSPGQVAARQLQQQQQQAELEGTGDGLYEAGQLTLSQMPPVQPVAAAGPDHSKGLEKPELYPSLFQGPDQTKGLPSTSTPTTQIYPPANSFAAGRSGDAYRPVGMTPQMAPPPHSAGLMLAQMSRQNGAPQSLAPPSTGSPLHGGPAGGWPTAVAGVRPQFNNQQVAPQAAKTMAPQFAAMGGFGGSSNSFGQMPTVAAPAQTNNASYAPINAHIGLNGNGYADGSRSGPQFPSRAAEAVWPQWQGQQHSQSNAEQRPHAQGNQQDIFPDVLSMLDQPSNFNGDDFEIPIYPSFDQ